In one Solanum lycopersicum chromosome 11, SLM_r2.1 genomic region, the following are encoded:
- the LOC101255363 gene encoding uncharacterized protein — protein sequence MNLMFSRLRQHLHAVLFKRSVRSNVADSCFVTSTVFTRRFSQQVEINQRKLPADYDPVTFDPTEHRSPPSERVWRLVDEVSGLTLVEVAEVSSIIMKRLGMTERPTVGVMKAGAAGFAAAMKGPEAAKEEKKPEKTAFELKLESYESAQKIKIIKEVRSSTDLGLKEAKDLVEKTPAVFKKGVSKKEAEQIIDKMKAIGAKVVME from the coding sequence atgaatttgatGTTTTCGCGACTGAGGCAGCATTTGCATGCTGTACTCTTCAAACGATCTGTTCGATCCAATGTGGCTGACTCCTGTTTTGTTACCTCAACTGTTTTTACTCGACGTTTCTCTCAGCAAGTAGAGATTAACCAGAGAAAGCTTCCAGCAGATTATGATCCTGTGACTTTTGATCCTACTGAGCATCGTAGTCCTCCATCAGAAAGGGTATGGAGGCTCGTTGATGAAGTATCAGGACTTACCCTGGTCGAAGTTGCAGAAGTGTCTTCGATTATTATGAAGAGGTTAGGCATGACAGAGCGACCAACAGTTGGAGTTATGAAGGCAGGGGCTGCTGGATTTGCAGCAGCTATGAAGGGACCAGAAGCAGCTAAGGAGGAAAAGAAACCGGAGAAAACTGCTTTTGAACTTAAACTAGAGTCATACGAGTCAGCTCAAAAGATAAAGATAATCAAAGAGGTCCGCAGTTCTACTGATTTGGGACTCAAGGAAGCGAAAGACTTAGTTGAGAAGACTCCTGCTGTTTTCAAGAAGGGAGTATCAAAGAAAGAAGCGGAACAAATAATTGACAAGATGAAAGCTATTGGAGCAAAAGTTGTTATGGAATGA